One window of uncultured Trichococcus sp. genomic DNA carries:
- the frr gene encoding ribosome recycling factor: MVKEILDNAIDRMKKTEAALIRELGSIRAGRANASLLDRIEVEYYGTNTPVNQLASITIPEGRMLLVTPYDKSSIGDIERAIYQSDLGINPANDGSVIRLVIPALTSERRKELAKTVGKENEAAKISIRNIRRDAIEALKKAEKNKEITEDELRTYEKKVQEFTDKSSKEIDKITADKEKEILDV; encoded by the coding sequence ATGGTTAAAGAAATCCTTGATAATGCGATCGACAGAATGAAAAAAACGGAAGCTGCATTGATCCGCGAACTCGGATCGATTCGGGCAGGCCGCGCGAATGCAAGTCTATTGGACCGCATCGAAGTGGAATACTACGGAACGAACACGCCAGTGAATCAATTGGCTTCCATCACGATTCCTGAAGGACGCATGTTGTTGGTGACACCTTACGATAAATCGAGTATCGGTGATATCGAACGTGCGATTTACCAAAGCGACCTGGGCATCAACCCAGCCAATGACGGGAGTGTCATCCGTTTGGTGATCCCGGCACTGACTTCAGAGCGACGCAAAGAGTTGGCGAAAACTGTCGGCAAAGAAAACGAAGCGGCTAAGATTTCTATCCGTAACATTCGCCGCGATGCCATCGAAGCGTTGAAAAAAGCAGAAAAGAACAAAGAAATCACCGAAGATGAGCTGCGCACTTATGAAAAGAAAGTGCAAGAGTTCACCGACAAATCTTCCAAAGAAATCGACAAAATAACAGCGGACAAAGAAAAAGAAATTTTGGACGTATAA
- the pyrH gene encoding UMP kinase — MSEPKYKRVVLKLSGEALAGNTGFGINPPTIEEIVKEIKEVHDLGVEIAIVVGGGNIWRGTTGAEMGMERAQADYMGMLATVMNSLALQDALENEGVPTRVQTSIEMRQIAEPYIRRRAVRHLEKGRVVIFAAGTGNPYFSTDTTAALRAAEINADVILMAKNNVDGVYSSDPMKDLNATKFSELTHLDVISKGLQVMDTTASSLSMDNDIPLVVFNLNRQGNIRRVIMGEDIGTTVRGK, encoded by the coding sequence ATGAGTGAACCAAAATACAAACGCGTTGTTTTAAAACTTAGTGGTGAAGCTTTAGCGGGCAACACTGGTTTCGGAATCAATCCACCGACGATCGAAGAAATCGTAAAAGAAATCAAAGAAGTACATGACTTGGGCGTAGAAATAGCTATCGTTGTAGGCGGCGGCAACATTTGGCGCGGCACGACGGGCGCTGAAATGGGCATGGAGAGAGCGCAAGCCGACTATATGGGCATGCTTGCGACTGTCATGAATTCTTTGGCATTACAGGATGCACTGGAGAACGAAGGCGTTCCGACCCGTGTCCAGACTTCCATCGAAATGAGACAAATTGCCGAACCATACATCCGCAGACGAGCTGTCCGTCACCTTGAAAAGGGACGCGTTGTGATTTTTGCTGCCGGTACTGGTAATCCCTACTTCTCTACCGACACGACAGCAGCCCTTCGTGCCGCTGAAATCAATGCTGACGTTATTTTGATGGCTAAGAACAATGTTGATGGAGTCTATTCATCCGATCCGATGAAGGATTTGAACGCAACAAAATTCTCTGAATTGACTCATTTGGATGTTATTTCCAAAGGGCTGCAAGTAATGGATACTACAGCAAGCTCCCTAAGCATGGATAACGACATCCCGCTGGTTGTATTTAACTTAAACAGACAAGGGAATATTCGCCGTGTTATAATGGGAGAAGATATCGGAACGACTGTTAGGGGGAAATAA
- the tsf gene encoding translation elongation factor Ts, protein MAQVTAKMVKELRDMTGVGMMDAKRALVEVDGDMDKAVDYLRENGMAKAAKKADRIAAEGLANVYVDGNTAVIAEINAETDFVAKNDKFQNLVADITAIIAKNKPETVEAALAIETADGTLNDVILNATTVIGEKITLRRFTIVEKTDADAFGAYLHQGGRIAVLTVLEGSTDADAAKDISMHIAAINPKYVSRDEVSAEELEHEKKVLTEQALNEGKPANIVEKMIVGRLNKFLSEISLNDQPFVKDPDQTVSKYAASKGGTVKSFVRYAVGEGIEKRSVDFAEEVMSQVKK, encoded by the coding sequence ATGGCACAAGTAACAGCAAAAATGGTTAAAGAATTACGCGACATGACAGGCGTAGGCATGATGGATGCTAAAAGAGCTCTAGTAGAAGTCGATGGCGACATGGACAAAGCGGTTGACTACCTAAGAGAAAATGGTATGGCTAAAGCAGCTAAAAAAGCTGACCGTATCGCTGCTGAAGGACTTGCAAACGTATATGTCGACGGAAATACAGCCGTAATCGCTGAAATCAATGCAGAAACTGACTTTGTTGCGAAAAACGACAAATTCCAAAACTTAGTAGCTGATATCACAGCAATCATCGCTAAAAACAAACCAGAAACAGTGGAAGCTGCTTTAGCGATCGAAACTGCTGACGGTACATTAAACGATGTCATCTTGAACGCTACTACAGTAATCGGCGAAAAAATTACTTTGCGTCGTTTTACTATCGTTGAAAAAACGGATGCTGATGCTTTCGGCGCTTACCTGCACCAAGGCGGACGTATCGCTGTATTGACAGTATTGGAAGGCTCTACTGATGCTGATGCTGCTAAAGACATCTCTATGCACATCGCTGCCATCAATCCTAAATATGTTTCTCGCGACGAAGTTTCTGCAGAAGAACTTGAGCATGAAAAGAAAGTTCTTACTGAACAAGCATTGAACGAAGGCAAACCAGCAAACATCGTTGAAAAAATGATCGTAGGCCGTTTGAACAAATTCTTGAGCGAAATTTCATTGAACGATCAACCTTTCGTTAAAGATCCAGATCAAACAGTTTCAAAATATGCTGCTTCCAAAGGCGGCACTGTTAAATCATTCGTTCGCTACGCTGTAGGCGAAGGCATCGAAAAACGCTCTGTGGACTTTGCAGAAGAAGTTATGAGCCAAGTCAAAAAATAA
- the rpsB gene encoding 30S ribosomal protein S2, translated as MAVISMKQLLEAGVHFGHQTRRWNPKMKRYIFTERNGIYIIDLQKTVKLVDEAYKYMLNVAEEGGVALFVGTKKQAQDSIKDEAIRSGQFFVNHRWLGGTLTNWDTIQKRIKRLKSIEAMSEDGTFELLPKKEVSILKKEQERLEKFLGGIKDMPRIPDVMFIVDPRKERIAVQEAHKLNIPIVAMVDTNCDPDEIDVVIPSNDDAIRAVKLITAKMADAFIEGNQGKDQAEISVEETFAAEADEATSLEEIVEVVEGNNE; from the coding sequence ATGGCAGTAATTTCAATGAAACAATTATTGGAAGCAGGCGTACACTTCGGTCACCAGACTCGTCGTTGGAACCCAAAAATGAAGAGATACATCTTTACAGAAAGAAACGGTATCTACATCATCGACTTGCAAAAAACTGTAAAATTAGTCGACGAAGCATACAAATACATGCTTAATGTTGCTGAAGAAGGCGGCGTAGCTTTATTCGTAGGGACTAAAAAACAAGCGCAAGATTCAATCAAAGACGAAGCTATCCGTTCAGGTCAGTTCTTCGTAAATCACCGTTGGTTAGGTGGTACTTTGACTAACTGGGATACTATCCAAAAACGTATCAAACGTTTGAAATCAATCGAAGCTATGTCTGAAGACGGCACTTTCGAACTACTTCCTAAAAAAGAAGTTTCTATCTTGAAAAAAGAACAAGAACGTTTGGAAAAATTCTTGGGCGGTATCAAAGATATGCCTAGAATCCCGGATGTAATGTTCATCGTTGACCCAAGAAAAGAAAGAATCGCTGTTCAAGAAGCTCACAAATTGAACATTCCTATCGTCGCTATGGTTGACACAAACTGTGATCCAGATGAAATCGACGTAGTAATCCCTTCAAATGATGATGCTATCCGCGCAGTTAAATTGATCACTGCTAAAATGGCTGATGCTTTCATCGAAGGCAACCAAGGAAAAGATCAAGCTGAAATTTCTGTTGAAGAAACTTTTGCAGCTGAAGCTGACGAAGCAACTTCACTAGAAGAAATCGTTGAAGTCGTAGAAGGCAACAACGAATAA
- a CDS encoding DEAD/DEAH box helicase — protein sequence MKWSMPDKLIQEGREYVNEDRVLSVQPDFHSQVWHCEVLGSKMYHVTLDGTAREQDVCQCKYWRNHQYCKHTIAVELYLKEKCGTRILTESSAEQFQVDAETAGQEFVNDLTQIFFQENKGAQSLNAQSDFLVQYTLQVLRIKPNNLMQNTGEHVLAISLRAGTDKPYMVTNIEQFTEQFIKQEKWEYRLGDVIDFRTVKIQEMDQPIIYRLHKLLEEQPAALNKQLLNVTARKLDSYLILPPSAAHSILEDLIQTGRVEWISGDQTYPDVQVSTEKPGYRFLLGKKGKGIELRIQRENIIHLLDYDWLIEGNTVHPLSVQQHKLLGYLSFFEKRFDDSNVIGIEESDVSDLLTYVIPLLKQIGSVHFSEELERNIIDEPLTVSIHFRGPAKRIKGEIFFKYGDTVFRQNRASKAESQFLIRDTIGEERILQVLENLEFNIIENQISFLATKDVDLFSFLYRKIPVLRRYAEVELSPDLQNLIVEDTAVSTSVQRRTRDSFLDIRFDVGGISENEIDRLLNSLKKNDAYYKTEDGRILSLETETMREMNRFLSLIKDESQLHDGTLTMPMIKSMTLEKEINDLNPEVASQDFLNELYHFIKHPNEFPAELPKTLQADLRPYQVTGFKWLKFLANYGLGGILADEMGLGKTLQLITFLLSEVEEGKNETKPALVIAPASLIYNWKYEFQKFAPLLDIHVISGVKKEREEQLAQLPENGIAITSYQSFRQDIESYQKCDFYAMILDESQYVNNYNTKTFRAIAKMNARVNIALSGTPIENSVTEFWAIFQLILPGLFPKLQEFKKMSLEGISKTAKPFMLRRLKADVLGDLPEKSEADIYSSLNREQKIMYLAYLQQLQEKVSDYDSEDFQRNRMEILAGLTRLRQICCDPRLVDAAYEGGSGKLEQLVEILKHAQENNQHVLVFSQFTSMLKLIEAELVKENLSHLYLSGKTPPAERITLVNQFNEGETDVFLISLKAGGTGLNLTGADTVILFDLWWNPAVEEQAAGRAHRIGQKKNVQVYRFIAEGTIEEKINQLQQDKKMLFDQLIVSEGEEALSRQRLTNDDIKQILGIQS from the coding sequence ATGAAATGGAGTATGCCGGACAAGTTGATACAAGAGGGACGCGAATATGTGAATGAGGATCGCGTGCTGTCCGTACAACCGGATTTCCACAGCCAGGTTTGGCATTGTGAGGTGCTCGGAAGTAAAATGTATCACGTCACCTTAGACGGTACAGCCAGAGAACAGGATGTGTGTCAGTGCAAATACTGGAGAAATCATCAGTACTGCAAGCATACGATCGCTGTTGAATTGTATCTGAAAGAGAAATGCGGTACCCGTATTCTGACGGAAAGCAGCGCTGAACAGTTCCAGGTCGACGCGGAAACTGCCGGTCAAGAATTTGTGAATGACTTGACGCAGATTTTCTTCCAAGAAAACAAAGGCGCCCAGAGTCTCAATGCGCAATCGGATTTTTTAGTGCAGTATACGCTGCAGGTTCTGCGCATAAAACCAAACAATCTGATGCAAAATACAGGTGAACATGTATTGGCTATATCCTTGCGTGCAGGGACCGATAAGCCTTACATGGTCACCAATATCGAACAATTTACGGAACAATTCATCAAACAAGAAAAATGGGAGTACCGCCTCGGTGATGTGATCGATTTCCGGACAGTGAAGATACAGGAAATGGATCAGCCCATCATCTACCGGTTGCATAAATTGCTGGAAGAGCAACCCGCTGCATTGAACAAGCAATTGCTGAATGTTACGGCCAGAAAATTGGATTCCTATCTGATTCTGCCGCCGAGTGCAGCACACTCCATTTTGGAGGATCTGATCCAAACCGGCAGGGTCGAGTGGATCTCCGGCGATCAAACGTATCCGGATGTGCAGGTCAGCACTGAAAAACCAGGCTATCGATTCCTGCTGGGAAAGAAAGGCAAAGGAATAGAGCTTCGCATCCAGCGTGAGAACATCATTCATTTGTTGGATTATGACTGGCTGATCGAGGGCAACACCGTCCATCCGCTCAGTGTGCAGCAACATAAACTGTTGGGGTACCTCTCGTTCTTTGAAAAACGTTTTGACGACTCAAACGTGATCGGAATCGAGGAATCCGATGTATCGGATTTGCTGACCTATGTCATCCCCTTGCTGAAACAAATCGGATCGGTGCACTTCAGCGAAGAGTTAGAGCGCAACATCATCGATGAGCCATTGACTGTCTCCATCCATTTCCGTGGTCCGGCGAAGCGCATAAAGGGAGAAATCTTCTTCAAATATGGCGATACGGTCTTCCGACAGAACCGCGCCTCGAAAGCAGAGTCCCAATTCCTGATCAGGGACACAATTGGTGAAGAAAGGATCCTGCAGGTATTGGAAAATCTGGAATTCAACATTATCGAAAACCAAATTTCCTTCTTGGCCACGAAAGATGTTGATCTGTTCAGCTTTCTTTACAGAAAAATACCTGTTTTGCGCCGTTATGCAGAGGTCGAATTAAGTCCGGATCTGCAGAATCTGATAGTGGAGGACACTGCGGTGTCAACTTCGGTCCAACGCAGAACAAGGGATTCCTTTTTGGATATCCGTTTTGATGTCGGCGGCATTTCGGAAAATGAAATAGACAGATTATTGAACAGCCTCAAAAAAAATGACGCCTATTACAAGACCGAGGACGGCCGCATCTTGTCTTTGGAGACGGAGACAATGAGAGAGATGAATCGTTTCCTCTCGTTGATCAAAGATGAGTCCCAGCTTCATGATGGGACGCTCACCATGCCGATGATCAAGAGCATGACGCTTGAAAAAGAAATCAATGATCTGAACCCTGAGGTCGCCAGCCAAGATTTCCTTAACGAACTGTATCATTTCATCAAGCACCCGAACGAGTTTCCGGCTGAACTGCCGAAAACGTTGCAGGCGGATTTGCGGCCGTATCAAGTGACAGGCTTCAAATGGCTGAAGTTCCTTGCCAACTATGGCTTAGGCGGTATTTTGGCAGATGAAATGGGGCTCGGCAAAACGCTGCAGCTGATCACGTTCCTGCTCAGCGAAGTCGAGGAAGGGAAAAATGAAACCAAACCCGCTTTGGTGATTGCGCCGGCTTCACTGATCTACAATTGGAAGTACGAATTCCAAAAATTTGCACCCTTGCTTGACATACACGTCATCAGCGGCGTGAAAAAGGAACGGGAAGAGCAGCTGGCACAGCTGCCGGAGAACGGCATAGCGATAACCTCCTATCAAAGTTTCCGACAGGACATCGAATCTTATCAAAAATGCGATTTCTATGCGATGATCCTCGATGAATCCCAGTACGTCAACAACTATAATACGAAGACGTTCCGGGCCATAGCCAAGATGAACGCCAGAGTCAATATCGCTTTGAGCGGTACGCCGATCGAGAACAGCGTAACGGAGTTCTGGGCGATCTTCCAGTTGATTTTGCCGGGATTGTTCCCGAAATTGCAGGAATTCAAAAAAATGTCGCTCGAGGGCATTTCGAAAACAGCCAAACCCTTCATGTTGCGCAGGCTGAAGGCGGATGTTCTGGGCGATCTTCCGGAAAAATCGGAAGCCGATATCTACAGCAGCCTCAACCGCGAACAGAAAATCATGTATTTGGCCTATCTGCAGCAACTGCAGGAAAAGGTTTCTGATTATGACAGTGAAGATTTCCAACGGAACCGCATGGAAATTTTGGCGGGATTGACCCGTCTGCGTCAAATCTGCTGCGATCCCCGTTTGGTGGATGCCGCTTACGAAGGCGGCTCGGGGAAATTGGAACAACTGGTCGAGATATTGAAGCATGCCCAAGAAAACAACCAGCATGTTTTGGTGTTTTCACAATTCACGTCCATGCTGAAGCTGATCGAAGCAGAGTTGGTCAAGGAAAACCTGAGTCATCTGTACCTCAGCGGAAAAACCCCTCCTGCCGAAAGGATTACGCTGGTCAACCAGTTCAATGAAGGCGAGACCGATGTCTTTTTGATTTCCCTGAAAGCAGGCGGCACCGGGTTGAATCTGACCGGAGCGGATACGGTCATCCTTTTCGATCTTTGGTGGAACCCGGCGGTCGAAGAGCAAGCGGCAGGGCGAGCGCATCGCATCGGCCAAAAGAAAAACGTGCAAGTTTACCGTTTCATCGCGGAGGGAACCATCGAAGAGAAAATCAATCAACTGCAGCAAGACAAAAAGATGCTCTTTGATCAATTGATCGTATCTGAAGGGGAAGAAGCACTCAGCCGACAAAGGTTGACGAACGATGACATCAAGCAGATTTTGGGGATCCAATCCTGA
- a CDS encoding 1-acyl-sn-glycerol-3-phosphate acyltransferase: protein MFFKTVVIIVRFLVRILNGKTEIQNKEYIPKDTVFILAAPHRSLLDPIFISFGVYPHVFSSMAKQELFKGKFMNWLLTHMKAFPVNRENPGPSALKQPVSILKEGKTNLLIFPTGSRHSAEIKGGTSSIAKLANVPILPVVYQGPLTFKDLLKRKKATVRFGKPIYLPKEKRISRDDLAAYDELLGTTFRQLDQEIDPDFVYIAK, encoded by the coding sequence ATGTTTTTTAAAACAGTCGTCATCATCGTCAGATTTCTGGTCCGCATCCTGAACGGCAAGACCGAAATCCAAAACAAAGAGTACATTCCGAAAGACACAGTCTTTATCCTGGCAGCACCGCACAGAAGCCTGCTGGATCCCATTTTCATTTCGTTTGGCGTGTATCCGCACGTATTCTCATCAATGGCGAAGCAAGAACTCTTCAAGGGGAAATTCATGAACTGGCTGCTCACTCACATGAAAGCTTTCCCCGTCAATCGCGAAAACCCGGGTCCGAGCGCCCTAAAGCAACCTGTTTCGATCCTGAAGGAAGGCAAAACCAATCTGCTGATCTTCCCGACCGGATCAAGGCATTCGGCAGAAATCAAAGGCGGTACTTCATCCATCGCCAAACTGGCCAACGTGCCGATCCTTCCGGTTGTCTATCAGGGGCCGCTCACATTCAAGGATCTCCTGAAACGCAAAAAAGCGACTGTCCGCTTCGGCAAGCCCATCTACCTGCCGAAGGAAAAACGGATTTCCAGAGATGACCTGGCTGCCTATGACGAACTGCTCGGAACAACCTTCCGCCAATTGGATCAGGAAATCGATCCGGATTTCGTCTACATAGCAAAATGA
- a CDS encoding ABC transporter ATP-binding protein: protein MSGSAWSKTIPLKEQLRVIKRIFRFAHPFRYQFLIALLFSIALSLVNVVAPRIIQIYMDDYLAVGNVTTNISVFFAMAYLGTILLKMLVTYLQRYIFSMASEQTVENIRNTVFRKINQLGMRYYDTTPAGSIVSRVTNDTETIKEFWNVFLALAEGIFSIVTVFIAMWTLDKQISLLFIVFVPIMAGLIWYYQKYSTRVYRTMRERLSQLNTKLNESISGMAIIQQFRQEKRLRAEFDEINDDYSKGRVAMVQMNALMLMPIVNLLQAIALAIVLWLFGYQTLNGVVELGVIYAFTTYIQNFFRPMGMMMDNLSALQDGIVSSSRVLSVLDNAELAPKQPEDSKLEIIQGRIEFKDVSFSYDGKQDVLKDISFTANPGETVALVGHTGSGKSSIINVLLRFYEFEKGDILIDGKSIKTYPIDEIRSKIGLVLQDSFLFYGDISHNIRLMNKDYTDRDIEAAAAFVHADSFIESLPGGYHAKVIERGASYSSGERQLISFARTILRDPKVLILDEATANIDTETELLIQESMRKMREGRTTIAIAHRLSTIRDAHLILVLDKGRVIERGTHEELIAKRGTYYDMYMLQSMND from the coding sequence TATGGATGATTATCTGGCTGTGGGCAATGTCACGACCAACATCAGTGTGTTTTTTGCGATGGCTTATCTGGGCACTATCCTGTTGAAGATGTTGGTCACGTATCTGCAGCGTTATATATTCAGCATGGCGTCTGAACAAACCGTGGAGAATATCCGCAACACCGTTTTTCGTAAGATCAACCAATTGGGGATGCGCTACTATGACACGACGCCGGCCGGATCGATCGTTTCGCGGGTTACCAATGACACAGAAACCATCAAGGAATTCTGGAATGTATTTTTGGCTTTGGCAGAAGGGATCTTCAGCATCGTGACGGTGTTCATCGCGATGTGGACATTGGATAAACAGATTTCCCTTCTCTTCATCGTTTTTGTCCCGATCATGGCCGGACTGATCTGGTATTACCAAAAATACAGCACGCGCGTTTACCGGACGATGCGCGAAAGGTTGAGCCAGCTGAACACGAAATTGAATGAATCGATTTCCGGCATGGCGATCATCCAGCAGTTCCGTCAAGAAAAGCGCCTGCGCGCGGAGTTTGACGAGATCAATGACGACTACAGCAAAGGGCGCGTAGCGATGGTCCAGATGAACGCCTTGATGCTGATGCCGATCGTCAACCTGTTACAGGCCATCGCGTTGGCGATCGTCCTTTGGCTGTTTGGCTATCAGACTTTGAACGGCGTCGTGGAGTTGGGGGTCATCTATGCCTTCACTACCTACATCCAAAATTTCTTCCGTCCGATGGGGATGATGATGGACAACCTCAGCGCCCTGCAGGACGGCATCGTGTCCAGTTCACGGGTCCTGAGTGTGTTGGATAACGCCGAATTGGCGCCAAAGCAACCCGAAGATTCGAAATTGGAAATCATCCAAGGCAGAATCGAGTTCAAAGATGTTTCCTTTTCTTATGACGGGAAGCAGGATGTGCTGAAAGACATCAGCTTTACAGCGAATCCTGGCGAGACGGTAGCGCTGGTCGGGCATACCGGCAGCGGTAAAAGTTCGATCATCAATGTGTTGCTGCGTTTTTACGAATTCGAGAAAGGCGACATATTGATTGATGGGAAATCGATCAAGACCTATCCGATCGATGAGATCCGTTCAAAAATAGGCTTGGTACTGCAGGATTCGTTCCTTTTTTACGGCGATATTTCCCATAATATCCGATTGATGAATAAGGACTACACCGATCGGGATATTGAAGCTGCGGCTGCATTTGTGCACGCCGATTCGTTCATCGAATCGCTTCCGGGAGGCTACCATGCAAAAGTGATCGAACGCGGGGCCAGCTACTCAAGCGGTGAGCGGCAACTGATTTCGTTTGCCCGGACGATTTTGCGGGATCCGAAAGTGCTTATCCTTGATGAGGCGACTGCCAATATCGACACCGAGACGGAGCTCCTGATCCAAGAAAGCATGCGAAAGATGCGTGAAGGCAGAACGACGATTGCGATCGCACATCGGTTGTCCACCATTCGGGATGCGCACCTGATCCTGGTGCTGGACAAAGGACGCGTCATCGAAAGAGGCACACATGAGGAACTGATCGCCAAACGCGGAACCTATTATGATATGTATATGCTGCAGTCGATGAACGATTGA